In Candidatus Eisenbacteria bacterium, the genomic stretch GTGGCGGCGATGGCCCTGCTGGCGATCGCGGCGAACGCCGCGCCGCCCGCGGGCACGCCGATCGGCAACACGGCGAGCGCCACGTACGTGGACGCCGCCTCGCAGACGCACACCGTCACCTCGAACCCGGTGACGACCGTCGTGCAGCAGGTGGCGAGCTTCACGCTCACCGCCAACGGCACGCGCACCTCGGCGCCCGGCGGATCGGTCGCGTTCCCGCACGTCCTCACGAACACGGGCAACGGGTCCGACGCGTTCCCGCTCACGGTCGCGAACCTGGGCGGCGACAACTTCGACCTGACCGGCCTCGCGCTCTACGCCGACGCGGACGCCAACGGCGTGGCGGACAACTTCGTCCCGCTCGCGACCACCGGCACGCTGGCGCCCGGCGCACAGTTCCACTTCGTGCTCATGGGCAGCGTGCCCGGCACGCAGGTGGCTGGGGACGTCTCGAACGTCCGCGTCTCGGCCGTCAGCACCTTCGACGGCGCGCAGACGGCGTTCAACGACGACCAGGTCACGGTCACGGGCAACGCCGTGCTCGCGGTGACCAAGGCGATCAGCCAGAACAACGGCGCCTCGCCGAGCGGCCCCTACACCTACACCCTGTCGTACACCAACTCGGGCAACGCGACGGCCTCCGGCCTGCGCCTGACCGACATGATTCCCGCCGGCATGACGTTCGTGCCGGGCAGCGCGCGCTGGAGCGTCACGGGCGCGACGCCGCTGACGGACGCCGACTCGACCGACGCGCAGGGCGTGGCCCCCGCGACCGTTCGCTTCGACTTCAACGTCGCGACGGGCGGCGCGGTCACCGCGCAGCTCAACCAGGTGCCGCCGGGCCAGTCGGGCAGCGTGACCTTCCAGGTCAACGTCAACGCCGGCCTCGCTCCGCAGGTGATCGACAACTCGGCGCGCTTCGCCTACAACGACGGCGTCGCGAACATCGGACCGTTCTTCACCAACCTCGCGTCGTTCACCGTGAACCAGGCGGTCGCGCTCACGTTCACCGGCCAGACGATCCCGAGCGCGCTGCAGGGCTCGGTCGTCACGTTCACCAACACGCTGACCAACAACGGCAACGGTTCGGACGTGTTCGACATCACGGTGAACACGGGCACGTTCCCGGCGGGCAGCTCGGTGACGCTGTACCAGACCGGCGGGCTCGCGCTGCTCACCGACTCGAACGGCAACGGCATCCCGGACACCGGGCCCGTCGCCGCCGGCGCGACGTACGACGTCGTGCTGCGCGTGCAGCTGCCCTCGGCCGCCACCGGCGGTCCCTACTCGCTCACCAAGACGGCGACCTCGTGGACGAATCCGCTGGTCTCTGCGGTGGCGACCGACGTGCTGACGGCCATCGTCGCCAACAGCGTGGACCTCACGAACGACTCCGCGCTTCCGGGCGCTCCCGGCGCCGGACCCGGCCCCGAGGCCGCGTTCGTGGTGCGCAACACCACGACCCCCGGCACGACGACGCGCTTCACGCTGTACGTGAACAACACCAGCGGCCAGAACGACAACTTCGACCTCGCGGCGAGCACCGACAACACGTTCGGCGCGATCACGCTCCCGGCCGGCTGGTCGGTGACGTTCCGTAACGCCTCGAACAGCGTCATCACCAACACGGGCGTCATCGCTTCCGGCGCCGCGACGCTGGTCTACGCCGACGTGGACGTGCCCGCGGGCGCGGCCGCGGCCGACGTGGACCTGTATTTCCGCTCGCGATCGCCCGTCTCCGGAGCGTCCGACCGCATCCACGACCAGGTGCGCGTCAGCGTCGTGCGCAGCCTGACGCTGGTGCCGAACAACTCGGCCCAGGTCGCCCCCGGCGGCTTCGTCGTGTACACGCACATGCTGACGAACACCGGCAACGTGCTCGAAGGCGACGGCACGGGCAGCTTCGTGTCGCTCGCCATGGCCAACGACCAGGCGGGCTGGAGTTCGGCCCTGTACTGGGACACGAACGGCAACGGCGGCTTCGACGGCGCCGACCAGCCGGTCTCCGACCTCTCGTCGCTCGGCGGCCTCGCCCCGGGTGCGAGCGTGCGGCTGTTCGTGCAGGTGTTCGCGCCGGCCGGCGCCCCGCTGGGCCAGCTCAACACGACCACGGTCTCGGCGACGACGTCGAACCTGGCCTACACCGACCCGGTCCCCGCGGTCGCCAACGCGACGGACGGCACCACGGTCATCAACGGCCAGCTCACGATCACCAAGACGCAGAGCGTGGACCGTGACTGCAACGGCGTCGCGGACTCGACGTTCACGTCGGCGAACCTCGCCTACGGCGCGGTGCCCGGCGCGTGCATCCGCTACGAGATCACGGTCACGAACATCGGCACCACGCCGGTGACCGGTGTCGTCGTCAACGACGCGACCCCGGCCAACACCTGGTCGTGGAACGCCGCCCTGGCGAGCACGACGGTGGGCGGCATCACGGTGCCCGCCGACGGCGCGAGCGGCGCGGTGACGGCGAACGTGGGCGTTCTGGGACCCGGCCAGTCGGCCGTGATCCAGTTCAGCGTGCGGATCGCCTTCCCGTGATGTCACGCGGCTGAAGCAGCGACCGGCGCGGAGCACGGAAGCTTCGCGCCGGTCGTGGGCGCCGGGACGGAAGGTCCCGACGCCCGCAACCACCCCGAGGCGTCGGGCGAGGAC encodes the following:
- a CDS encoding DUF11 domain-containing protein; translation: MKVPQNPGLGRRLLVRFGVLATSVAAMALLAIAANAAPPAGTPIGNTASATYVDAASQTHTVTSNPVTTVVQQVASFTLTANGTRTSAPGGSVAFPHVLTNTGNGSDAFPLTVANLGGDNFDLTGLALYADADANGVADNFVPLATTGTLAPGAQFHFVLMGSVPGTQVAGDVSNVRVSAVSTFDGAQTAFNDDQVTVTGNAVLAVTKAISQNNGASPSGPYTYTLSYTNSGNATASGLRLTDMIPAGMTFVPGSARWSVTGATPLTDADSTDAQGVAPATVRFDFNVATGGAVTAQLNQVPPGQSGSVTFQVNVNAGLAPQVIDNSARFAYNDGVANIGPFFTNLASFTVNQAVALTFTGQTIPSALQGSVVTFTNTLTNNGNGSDVFDITVNTGTFPAGSSVTLYQTGGLALLTDSNGNGIPDTGPVAAGATYDVVLRVQLPSAATGGPYSLTKTATSWTNPLVSAVATDVLTAIVANSVDLTNDSALPGAPGAGPGPEAAFVVRNTTTPGTTTRFTLYVNNTSGQNDNFDLAASTDNTFGAITLPAGWSVTFRNASNSVITNTGVIASGAATLVYADVDVPAGAAAADVDLYFRSRSPVSGASDRIHDQVRVSVVRSLTLVPNNSAQVAPGGFVVYTHMLTNTGNVLEGDGTGSFVSLAMANDQAGWSSALYWDTNGNGGFDGADQPVSDLSSLGGLAPGASVRLFVQVFAPAGAPLGQLNTTTVSATTSNLAYTDPVPAVANATDGTTVINGQLTITKTQSVDRDCNGVADSTFTSANLAYGAVPGACIRYEITVTNIGTTPVTGVVVNDATPANTWSWNAALASTTVGGITVPADGASGAVTANVGVLGPGQSAVIQFSVRIAFP